A genomic segment from Acidobacteriota bacterium encodes:
- a CDS encoding dimethylargininase, with protein MTSGSSKSAGLVALTREVSPSITRCELTHLDREPIDLETARRQHAAYERALADLGCEVVRIPEAPDLPDAVFVEDAAIILDEAAIVMRPGAPARRAETPAVAEVVGRYLPLLRMAGPGTVDGGDVLRLGRTLYVGRSRRSDAAGLAELARRAGTLGWRVEGVDLRGCLHLKTAVTEVGDGLVLANPAWVDPAAFAPADVIESDPAEPFGANSLRVGDAVIHPLAFPRTRARLEARGVRVVPVAAAELAKAEGGVTCCSLIIDRPRVR; from the coding sequence ATGACTAGTGGAAGCTCGAAGAGTGCCGGCCTCGTCGCCCTGACCCGCGAAGTAAGCCCCTCCATCACCCGCTGCGAGCTGACCCATCTCGATCGCGAGCCGATCGATCTCGAGACGGCCCGGAGGCAGCACGCCGCCTACGAGCGCGCGCTCGCGGATCTCGGTTGCGAGGTGGTCCGGATCCCCGAAGCCCCCGATCTCCCCGACGCCGTCTTCGTCGAGGACGCCGCGATCATCCTCGACGAGGCGGCGATCGTCATGCGGCCGGGGGCGCCGGCGCGCCGCGCGGAGACTCCGGCCGTGGCGGAGGTCGTGGGCAGGTACCTCCCTCTCCTCCGCATGGCGGGCCCCGGGACGGTCGACGGCGGCGACGTCCTCCGCCTCGGGAGGACGCTCTACGTCGGGCGGTCGCGCCGGAGCGACGCGGCGGGGCTCGCGGAGCTGGCCCGCCGCGCCGGGACGCTCGGATGGCGCGTCGAGGGGGTCGACCTCCGCGGCTGCCTCCACCTGAAGACCGCCGTGACGGAGGTCGGCGACGGCCTCGTCCTCGCGAACCCGGCCTGGGTCGACCCCGCCGCCTTCGCTCCGGCGGACGTGATCGAGTCCGACCCTGCCGAGCCGTTCGGCGCCAACTCCCTCCGCGTCGGCGACGCCGTGATTCACCCACTCGCCTTCCCCCGCACCCGCGCACGCCTCGAGGCGCGCGGAGTGCGCGTCGTTCCGGTTGCGGCGGCGGAGCTCGCGAAGGCCGAGGGGGGCGTCACCTGCTGCAGCCTGATCATCGACCGGCCGCGGGTGCGATAA